The proteins below come from a single Mucilaginibacter mali genomic window:
- a CDS encoding N-acetylmuramoyl-L-alanine amidase family protein yields the protein MKNKALERLICGLSLSLVSLTLFSFTNPRDTVVAPAFKLKTVVVDAGHGRMTNGNWRGASGDYSQESKVTLAVALKLQAAIQKELPSINVVMTRTTDADVLWQKRADIANQNKGQLFISLHCNSLPDRVIRGKKGKKIHVPDRSGKGVLLLVYIYRRVGEQEAAIRENEFEDKNYKDDAEMNPTDPASIILLNAFKDKYRKQSLRFANLVNDEFVNTDGRRSEGVREQSVLVLARSGMPSVLVEMGYINNPDDEKYMNSEDGQNEIVATLIRAIKSYKREVEQTDPTGN from the coding sequence ATGAAAAATAAAGCATTGGAAAGATTGATTTGTGGTTTATCGTTGTCATTAGTTTCGCTTACGCTTTTCTCTTTTACTAATCCCCGCGATACCGTCGTTGCTCCGGCTTTTAAATTAAAAACCGTTGTTGTTGATGCCGGACACGGCCGTATGACCAACGGAAACTGGCGCGGCGCATCAGGCGATTATTCGCAGGAAAGTAAAGTAACGCTTGCGGTGGCCCTTAAATTGCAGGCCGCTATACAAAAAGAATTACCCAGCATTAACGTTGTAATGACCCGCACAACAGATGCCGACGTTTTATGGCAAAAACGTGCCGATATAGCCAACCAAAATAAAGGCCAGCTATTTATTTCGTTACATTGTAATTCACTGCCTGACAGGGTCATCCGCGGAAAGAAAGGTAAAAAGATACACGTTCCGGACAGGTCGGGTAAAGGCGTTTTACTGCTTGTTTATATCTATCGCCGTGTGGGCGAACAGGAAGCGGCCATACGTGAGAACGAATTTGAGGATAAGAATTATAAAGATGATGCCGAGATGAACCCAACAGATCCGGCATCAATTATACTTTTAAACGCGTTTAAAGATAAATATCGAAAACAAAGTTTGCGTTTTGCGAATTTAGTGAATGACGAGTTTGTAAATACCGATGGCCGCAGAAGCGAAGGTGTGCGCGAGCAAAGCGTACTGGTATTAGCCCGCAGCGGTATGCCATCCGTACTGGTAGAGATGGGCTATATTAATAACCCCGATGATGAGAAGTACATGAACTCGGAAGATGGGCAGAACGAAATTGTAGCGACACTCATCAGGGCGATAAAAAGTTACAAAAGGGAAGTTGAACAAACAGACCCTACCGGAAATTGA
- a CDS encoding MlaD family protein has product MKISNETKIGALTAISIAILIIGYNYLRGNDVFSRSNKYYAVYKSVEGLAVSKPVLVNGFQIGRVSHMELQPDGRTIVEFKIEPNYNIPNNTLAKLESTDLLGGKAIVFELGNSKEYAENKDTLRADIQGSLAESLQPIQRKAEILIGKVDSSLAAINKILNPEFQRNVDRSFASIANSLQTLEGTTKKIDNLVAAQTNHINNILANAETASGGLKTTVNNMNEVTGNFKKVSNDLANSNIKQTLENANKAVADLQAVMAKVNSKDGSLGLLLNDKQMYQNLNNASKSLDDLLIDLKAHPKRYVSFSVFGGKKD; this is encoded by the coding sequence TTGAAAATATCTAACGAAACCAAGATCGGCGCATTAACGGCCATTAGTATCGCCATACTGATCATCGGCTACAATTACTTACGCGGTAATGACGTTTTCTCAAGGTCGAACAAGTACTATGCTGTTTATAAAAGCGTGGAGGGTCTGGCCGTATCAAAACCTGTATTGGTAAATGGCTTCCAGATTGGCCGTGTATCGCACATGGAATTGCAACCTGATGGCCGTACCATAGTGGAGTTTAAAATTGAGCCAAACTATAATATCCCTAATAACACCCTTGCCAAACTGGAAAGTACCGATTTGTTAGGCGGCAAAGCCATTGTTTTTGAACTGGGTAATAGTAAGGAATATGCCGAAAATAAAGATACCCTGCGTGCTGATATACAGGGCAGCCTGGCCGAAAGCCTGCAACCTATCCAGCGCAAAGCAGAAATATTGATAGGCAAGGTAGATTCGTCGTTAGCGGCGATCAACAAAATACTGAACCCCGAGTTTCAACGCAATGTTGACCGTAGTTTTGCCAGTATAGCCAATTCGCTCCAAACACTGGAGGGGACAACCAAAAAGATAGATAACCTGGTAGCCGCGCAAACCAATCATATTAATAATATACTGGCTAACGCCGAAACAGCTTCGGGCGGGTTGAAGACCACCGTTAACAACATGAACGAAGTTACCGGCAACTTTAAAAAAGTGAGTAACGACCTGGCTAACTCCAATATCAAACAGACCTTAGAAAACGCCAACAAAGCTGTGGCCGATCTGCAGGCAGTAATGGCAAAAGTGAATAGTAAAGATGGTTCACTTGGCTTATTGCTGAATGATAAGCAGATGTACCAGAACCTCAATAACGCCTCAAAAAGCCTTGATGACCTGCTTATAGATCTGAAAGCGCATCCGAAACGTTATGTAAGTTTCTCGGTATTTGGTGGCAAGAAAGACTAA
- a CDS encoding Crp/Fnr family transcriptional regulator, producing MFSAFEDYINSQIRVSSSELELICGKAIKQRIRRKHFLLQAGEVCRHKVFVLSGMLRMYSIKADGSEHIMQFSPENNWCTDPESLNDGIPSKYNIDALEDSEVLLWTKSDFSLLWEEIPQLRALTEKLITNNLHASRQRILTAISATAEEKYDDFIQTQADVFARVPLHMVASYLGVSRETLSRIRHAQVKG from the coding sequence ATGTTTTCCGCATTTGAAGATTATATCAACAGCCAGATCCGGGTATCTTCTTCCGAACTTGAACTGATATGTGGCAAAGCTATTAAGCAACGTATACGCCGTAAGCATTTCCTGCTGCAAGCCGGCGAGGTATGCCGCCATAAGGTATTTGTTTTGAGTGGCATGCTCCGCATGTATAGCATTAAAGCAGATGGTAGTGAGCATATTATGCAATTCTCGCCCGAGAATAACTGGTGTACCGATCCTGAAAGTTTAAACGATGGTATTCCTTCGAAATACAATATAGATGCGCTGGAGGATAGCGAGGTATTGCTTTGGACGAAAAGCGATTTTAGTTTATTGTGGGAAGAAATCCCCCAGCTTAGGGCGCTTACCGAAAAACTGATCACTAATAACCTGCATGCAAGCCGCCAGCGCATCCTTACAGCTATCAGCGCTACGGCCGAAGAAAAGTACGACGATTTCATACAAACCCAGGCTGATGTTTTTGCCCGGGTACCTTTACACATGGTAGCCTCCTATCTCGGCGTTAGCCGCGAAACCCTCAGTCGCATCCGCCACGCTCAGGTTAAGGGGTAA
- a CDS encoding SDR family oxidoreductase, which produces MRVFVTGASGFIGSAVVQELINSGHTVLGLARSEGSAKSIKEAGADVHYGDLQDLDSLRSGAAQCDGVIHLGFIHDFSKFAENCETDRKAIAAMGATLAGSYRPIIITSGSALLAGTPLATEDMKPAFDSKSFPRVASEEAAAELVKQGIRASVVRLPPSVHGNGDHGFVPMLITLAREKGATAYIGDGANRWPAVHRFDAARLFRLALEKAAIGVNYHAIDDDGIPMSEIAGVIGCKLSLPVVSKTKEEAGEHFSWMAHFAALDNPASSAVTREQLDWEPKQKGLLEDLENGTYFN; this is translated from the coding sequence ATGCGTGTATTTGTAACAGGTGCATCAGGCTTTATAGGTTCGGCCGTAGTGCAGGAATTAATTAACTCGGGGCATACCGTATTGGGCCTTGCCCGTTCGGAAGGGTCAGCAAAATCTATTAAGGAAGCCGGCGCGGATGTGCATTATGGCGACCTGCAGGATTTAGATAGCTTGCGCAGCGGCGCCGCCCAGTGCGATGGCGTGATCCACTTAGGCTTCATTCACGATTTCTCGAAGTTTGCCGAAAATTGCGAGACAGACCGCAAGGCCATTGCAGCGATGGGTGCTACGCTTGCTGGCAGTTACAGGCCCATCATCATCACATCCGGAAGTGCCTTACTGGCCGGCACGCCACTGGCCACAGAGGATATGAAGCCGGCATTCGACTCAAAATCATTCCCCCGTGTAGCATCAGAAGAAGCCGCTGCCGAACTGGTAAAACAAGGCATACGTGCATCGGTAGTGCGCTTGCCGCCGTCGGTACATGGCAATGGCGACCACGGCTTTGTACCAATGCTGATCACCCTTGCCCGCGAAAAAGGCGCGACTGCCTATATAGGCGATGGCGCTAACCGCTGGCCGGCAGTACATCGCTTTGATGCCGCCCGTTTATTCAGGCTGGCGCTGGAAAAAGCGGCTATCGGCGTAAATTATCATGCTATAGATGATGACGGTATCCCGATGAGCGAGATTGCCGGTGTAATTGGTTGTAAACTTAGTTTACCGGTAGTATCAAAAACAAAAGAGGAAGCTGGCGAACATTTTAGCTGGATGGCGCATTTTGCCGCTTTAGATAACCCGGCATCAAGCGCGGTAACACGTGAGCAATTGGATTGGGAACCTAAGCAAAAAGGCTTGTTAGAAGATTTGGAAAACGGGACTTATTTTAATTAA
- a CDS encoding ribonuclease Z, translating into MKFEVTVLGSSSATPIFNRNPTAQALNINERLYLIDCGEGTQQQMLRFDVKASRIDYIFISHLHGDHYLGLVGLLSSLHLNGRTKPLHIFCPAPLKDIIDLQFKYSETVIHFPIEYTFTDASKVVKLVENQDVTITSFPLDHRIPCTGFLFREKKRLRKLIKDKIERMNIPIEFYSKLKKGEDYTDSKGELYKNDELTIDSDRPRAYAYCSDTLYNESYFETIANADLLYHEATFLDNMRDRALETHHTTALQAGEVALKTKAEKLMIGHFSARYKTLNELLDESRSVFPETELAIEGKTFSI; encoded by the coding sequence ATGAAATTCGAAGTTACCGTACTTGGAAGCAGTTCAGCAACACCCATTTTTAACAGGAACCCTACAGCACAGGCGCTCAATATCAACGAGCGCCTGTACTTAATAGATTGCGGCGAGGGCACTCAACAACAAATGCTCCGCTTTGATGTTAAAGCAAGCCGCATAGATTATATCTTCATCAGCCACTTACATGGCGACCATTACCTGGGACTGGTTGGCCTCTTATCTTCACTTCATCTTAACGGACGCACTAAGCCATTGCATATTTTTTGCCCGGCCCCGCTAAAGGATATTATCGATCTGCAGTTTAAATATTCGGAAACGGTTATCCATTTCCCTATCGAATATACTTTTACTGATGCCAGCAAAGTGGTTAAACTGGTAGAGAACCAGGACGTAACCATCACCAGCTTCCCGCTTGATCATCGCATACCCTGCACCGGCTTTTTATTCAGGGAGAAGAAACGCTTGCGCAAGCTGATAAAGGATAAGATAGAGCGGATGAACATCCCCATCGAGTTTTATTCGAAGCTTAAAAAAGGGGAGGACTATACCGATAGTAAAGGTGAATTATATAAAAACGATGAGTTAACCATCGATTCGGACAGACCGCGGGCTTATGCTTATTGCTCTGATACGCTATATAACGAGAGTTATTTCGAGACCATAGCTAACGCCGATCTGTTATACCATGAAGCCACCTTTTTAGATAATATGCGCGATAGGGCTTTAGAAACCCACCATACCACCGCTCTGCAAGCCGGAGAGGTTGCGCTGAAAACCAAGGCGGAGAAGCTAATGATCGGTCATTTCTCGGCCCGGTATAAAACCCTTAATGAGTTACTTGACGAAAGCCGCAGTGTTTTCCCGGAAACGGAATTGGCTATTGAGGGGAAGACGTTTTCAATCTGA
- a CDS encoding STAS domain-containing protein, whose translation MKFAVDKHEKYVLVKLNESKINSLITPQLKSELILINAEGQRNIVLDLSQVKFADSSGLSSLLVGHRLCKNAEGSFIMVGLNDAVSRLITISQLDTVLTIVPSVDEAIDLIFMEEIEKELKKEAK comes from the coding sequence ATGAAATTTGCTGTTGATAAACACGAAAAATATGTGCTGGTGAAGTTGAATGAATCGAAGATCAATTCGTTAATTACGCCGCAATTAAAATCTGAACTGATACTGATCAATGCCGAGGGGCAGCGCAACATCGTGTTAGACCTGTCGCAGGTAAAATTTGCCGATTCGTCTGGTCTGAGCAGCCTGCTGGTTGGTCATCGTTTGTGTAAAAATGCCGAAGGCTCGTTCATTATGGTCGGCCTTAACGACGCGGTTTCACGCCTGATCACCATCTCGCAACTGGATACAGTATTAACCATTGTCCCAAGTGTTGACGAAGCTATCGACCTGATTTTTATGGAGGAGATAGAAAAAGAATTAAAAAAAGAAGCAAAATAA
- a CDS encoding phosphoribosylaminoimidazolesuccinocarboxamide synthase → MNAIKETHFNFPGQTGFYKGKVRDVYTVQDKYLVMVVSDRISAFDVVLPEAIPYKGQVLNQIAATFLKTTEDIVPNWVVTVPDPSVTIGRICDPFKVEMVIRGYLAGHAWREYSAGKRQVCGVALPDGLKENDKLPEPIITPTTKASVGHDEDISREDILARGIVSEEDYIQLEAYTRAIFTRGTEIAAKRGLILVDTKYEFGKANGTIYLIDEIHTPDSSRYFYSEGYEERQQKGVPQKQLSKEFVRKWLIENDFQGKDGQVVPEMTPEIVNSISERYIELFEQITGEQFVKPEQGNVLNRVEAAVNAALQKL, encoded by the coding sequence ATGAACGCGATAAAAGAAACACATTTTAATTTCCCCGGGCAAACCGGTTTTTATAAAGGTAAGGTACGGGATGTTTATACTGTACAGGATAAATACCTGGTGATGGTGGTATCCGACCGCATCTCGGCATTCGACGTGGTGCTGCCCGAGGCAATTCCATACAAAGGACAGGTACTAAACCAGATAGCTGCTACATTTTTAAAAACTACCGAAGATATTGTACCAAACTGGGTAGTAACCGTACCCGACCCAAGCGTAACCATTGGCCGCATTTGCGATCCGTTTAAAGTAGAGATGGTGATACGTGGCTATTTAGCCGGCCATGCCTGGCGCGAATATAGTGCCGGTAAACGCCAGGTTTGCGGCGTAGCGCTACCTGATGGTTTAAAGGAGAATGATAAATTGCCTGAGCCGATCATCACCCCAACCACCAAGGCATCGGTAGGGCATGATGAGGATATCTCACGCGAAGATATCCTGGCCCGTGGTATCGTATCGGAAGAAGATTATATCCAATTGGAAGCTTACACCCGTGCCATATTTACCCGTGGTACCGAAATTGCCGCTAAGCGTGGCCTGATACTGGTTGATACCAAATACGAGTTTGGTAAAGCCAATGGCACCATCTACCTGATAGACGAGATCCACACGCCAGATTCATCGCGCTATTTTTATAGCGAGGGTTACGAAGAGCGCCAGCAAAAAGGCGTGCCGCAAAAGCAGTTATCAAAAGAGTTTGTACGCAAATGGCTGATTGAAAACGACTTCCAGGGTAAGGATGGACAGGTAGTGCCTGAAATGACACCGGAGATTGTAAATTCAATTTCGGAGCGCTATATTGAACTGTTTGAACAAATAACCGGCGAGCAATTTGTTAAGCCCGAACAGGGAAATGTTTTGAACAGGGTAGAGGCCGCAGTTAACGCCGCATTGCAAAAGCTATAG
- a CDS encoding PhoH family protein — translation MNELKISIEHIDPAVLWGPNNDHFEIIKKQYPKLKIVARGSDVKVLGDEQELNSFNDKFKQLVDHVDKFESLNSNDVERVFGAKQSTAPANTEGGSDKSTTGEVIVFGPNGIMVKARTANQRRMVDSIAKNDILFAIGPAGTGKTYTAVALAVRALKNKEIKRIILTRPAVEAGENLGFLPGDLKEKIDPYLRPLYDALDDMIPAEKLKLYLENRTIEIAPLAFMRGRTLDNCFVILDEAQNATDMQLKMFLTRMGPSAKFIVTGDVTQIDLPKKQQSGLFTALRILNDIKGIDLIYLTGEDVVRHKLVRRILEAYGDIQ, via the coding sequence TTGAACGAACTAAAAATATCAATTGAACACATCGATCCGGCGGTATTGTGGGGGCCTAACAACGATCATTTCGAGATTATTAAGAAGCAATACCCCAAATTAAAAATTGTAGCCCGTGGCAGCGATGTAAAAGTGTTGGGTGATGAACAGGAGTTAAATTCATTTAACGATAAGTTTAAACAACTGGTAGACCATGTAGATAAGTTTGAATCGCTGAACAGCAACGATGTAGAACGTGTCTTCGGCGCCAAACAATCGACGGCGCCTGCAAATACCGAGGGCGGCTCTGATAAATCTACCACAGGCGAAGTAATTGTATTTGGCCCTAACGGCATTATGGTGAAGGCCCGCACGGCCAACCAGCGCCGTATGGTAGATAGCATCGCCAAAAACGATATCCTGTTTGCTATTGGCCCCGCAGGTACCGGTAAAACTTATACAGCGGTAGCGCTGGCCGTACGCGCGTTAAAGAATAAAGAAATCAAACGCATCATCCTTACCCGCCCGGCGGTTGAAGCAGGGGAGAACCTTGGCTTTTTACCGGGCGACCTAAAGGAAAAGATAGACCCGTACCTGCGCCCGCTATACGATGCGCTGGACGATATGATCCCTGCCGAAAAACTGAAGCTTTATTTAGAGAACCGAACTATAGAGATAGCCCCGCTGGCCTTTATGCGCGGCCGTACACTGGATAACTGCTTTGTGATATTGGACGAAGCCCAGAACGCCACCGATATGCAGCTGAAGATGTTCCTGACGCGTATGGGGCCATCGGCTAAGTTTATTGTTACGGGCGACGTTACCCAGATAGACTTACCTAAAAAGCAACAGTCGGGCTTGTTTACAGCTTTACGGATCCTGAACGATATCAAAGGCATCGACCTGATCTACCTGACCGGCGAAGACGTGGTACGCCACAAACTGGTAAGGCGCATTTTGGAGGCCTACGGGGATATACAATAG
- a CDS encoding SAM hydrolase/SAM-dependent halogenase family protein translates to MGIITLTTDLGDKDIYQAALKGSILKVQPTVNIVDITHNVQAFNIQQAAFILKNSYYYFPEKTVHLIGIDTVYNKDVKYLAVRYRNHYFVGADNGIFCLMFGKDPDEMVEISIMQDLKFLHFPLTDIFVKAACHLAQGGKLTEIGEPVDSVEKKMNLQPVIEKNLIKGVVIYIDSFQNVITNITKELFMKIQQGRRFILYFKRNEVITQLSWYYNEVDEGEKLCLFGISDHLEIAINKGNASGLLGLNLGDSVIIDFQ, encoded by the coding sequence ATGGGAATAATTACATTAACTACTGACCTTGGCGATAAAGATATCTACCAGGCTGCTTTAAAAGGAAGCATCCTGAAAGTACAGCCAACAGTTAATATAGTTGATATTACCCATAACGTACAGGCCTTTAATATACAACAAGCCGCCTTTATTTTAAAAAATAGTTATTACTATTTCCCCGAAAAGACAGTGCACCTGATCGGTATAGATACCGTTTACAATAAAGATGTTAAGTACCTGGCGGTAAGGTACCGTAACCACTATTTTGTTGGGGCCGATAACGGCATTTTTTGCCTGATGTTTGGCAAGGATCCTGACGAGATGGTAGAGATCAGCATTATGCAGGACCTGAAGTTTCTGCACTTCCCGCTTACCGATATTTTTGTGAAGGCCGCCTGTCATTTAGCGCAGGGCGGTAAGCTTACCGAAATTGGCGAACCTGTGGATAGCGTTGAAAAGAAGATGAACCTACAACCGGTTATTGAGAAAAACCTGATAAAAGGCGTAGTGATCTATATCGATTCGTTCCAGAACGTGATCACCAATATCACCAAGGAACTGTTTATGAAGATACAGCAGGGCCGCCGCTTTATCCTGTATTTTAAGCGTAACGAGGTGATTACCCAGTTAAGCTGGTACTACAACGAGGTTGATGAGGGCGAGAAGCTTTGTCTGTTCGGCATTAGCGATCATTTGGAAATTGCCATAAACAAAGGCAACGCCAGCGGGTTATTAGGGTTGAATTTGGGTGATAGCGTTATCATCGATTTTCAGTAA
- a CDS encoding ABC transporter ATP-binding protein — MARGRLNSGSKQGVELPKAKLNKQTIQHMVKLLSYLKPYRGKFIAALFFLFISSLTGLTFPKFLGSLIDASHGKHDYSFLPATINGIGLLAFGMLFAQAFVSFFRVVWFVQVAERSLADIRRDTYFKLITLPMNFFSNRRVGELNSRISADLSQIQDAITTTLAEMIRQIIVLTGGITFLVIVSPKLTLLLLCMLPFLIAFAVVFGRFIRKISRQAQDKLAESNTVVEETLQGIANVKAFVNEAYEAGRYNKSLREVVAIAVRGAKFRGVFASFIVFCIFGSIVGIIWFGSVLVSRGELSSGQLTEFVIYGIFVAASMGSFPELYANIQKAVGASERVLEILAEEGEPIEMVEHNNTVVEHIEGNLSFNNVVFAYPSRPEITVLNSISFEAKAGQKVAIVGPSGSGKSTMASLILQFYHPQEGKILFDGRNADSYSLTDIRNQVAIVPQDVLLFGGTIMENIAYGKLSATKEEIIKAAQRANADQFITGFPEGYETVVGERGVKLSGGQRQRIAIARALLKNPSILILDEATSSLDSESERLVQEALEELMKGRTSIIIAHRLSTIREADQIVVIEKGAIKETGSHEELMNNKEGLYRYLSQLQFESKETIEEK, encoded by the coding sequence ATGGCCCGGGGACGATTGAATAGTGGCAGTAAGCAGGGAGTAGAACTGCCGAAAGCAAAATTGAATAAACAAACGATACAGCACATGGTAAAGCTGCTATCGTACCTGAAACCTTACCGCGGTAAATTTATAGCTGCGCTTTTTTTCCTGTTTATCTCCAGTTTAACGGGCCTGACATTTCCAAAATTTTTAGGTTCGCTGATAGATGCTTCGCATGGTAAGCACGATTATTCGTTTTTGCCGGCTACTATTAACGGTATTGGTCTGCTGGCTTTCGGGATGCTGTTCGCACAGGCTTTTGTGTCATTTTTTAGGGTAGTATGGTTTGTACAGGTGGCCGAGCGGTCGCTGGCCGATATTCGCCGTGATACCTATTTTAAGCTGATCACCTTGCCAATGAACTTCTTCTCGAACCGTAGGGTTGGTGAACTGAACAGCCGTATCTCGGCCGACCTTTCGCAGATCCAGGATGCCATTACCACTACACTGGCCGAGATGATCCGCCAGATCATCGTGCTGACCGGGGGCATCACTTTCCTGGTGATCGTATCGCCAAAACTGACTTTATTATTGCTGTGCATGCTGCCTTTCCTCATCGCGTTCGCGGTGGTGTTTGGGCGGTTTATTCGTAAGATATCGCGCCAGGCACAAGATAAACTGGCTGAATCGAACACTGTTGTTGAAGAGACTTTACAGGGCATTGCCAATGTAAAAGCCTTTGTAAACGAAGCCTATGAGGCCGGCCGTTATAATAAATCATTGCGCGAAGTGGTAGCCATCGCCGTGCGTGGTGCGAAGTTCCGTGGCGTGTTTGCTTCGTTTATCGTGTTCTGTATTTTCGGTTCGATAGTCGGGATTATCTGGTTCGGATCGGTACTGGTAAGCCGCGGAGAATTATCAAGCGGGCAACTGACCGAGTTTGTGATATACGGTATCTTTGTGGCCGCATCAATGGGTAGCTTCCCGGAGTTGTATGCCAATATCCAAAAAGCGGTGGGCGCCAGCGAGCGTGTGCTTGAAATATTGGCTGAGGAAGGCGAGCCTATTGAAATGGTTGAACATAACAATACAGTAGTTGAACATATTGAAGGTAACCTAAGCTTTAATAACGTAGTATTCGCCTATCCTTCACGCCCCGAGATTACAGTGTTAAACAGCATATCATTCGAAGCCAAAGCTGGTCAAAAAGTGGCCATTGTGGGGCCAAGCGGTTCGGGTAAATCTACCATGGCATCGTTGATCCTGCAATTCTATCATCCGCAGGAAGGTAAAATATTGTTTGATGGCCGCAATGCTGATAGCTATTCGCTTACCGATATCCGTAACCAGGTAGCCATCGTTCCGCAGGATGTATTGCTGTTTGGCGGTACCATTATGGAAAACATCGCCTATGGTAAACTAAGCGCTACTAAAGAGGAAATAATCAAAGCTGCCCAGCGCGCCAATGCCGATCAGTTTATTACGGGCTTCCCTGAGGGCTATGAAACCGTTGTAGGTGAGCGCGGCGTGAAACTTTCAGGCGGCCAAAGGCAGCGCATCGCCATAGCACGTGCCTTGTTAAAAAATCCATCGATACTGATACTGGACGAAGCCACCTCATCGCTCGACTCTGAATCGGAGCGCCTGGTACAGGAAGCGCTGGAAGAATTGATGAAAGGTCGTACATCTATTATCATCGCACATCGTTTATCAACCATCCGCGAAGCCGACCAAATTGTGGTTATCGAAAAAGGCGCAATTAAAGAAACCGGCAGTCACGAAGAACTGATGAACAATAAGGAGGGCCTGTACCGATACCTGAGCCAGTTACAATTTGAGAGTAAAGAGACGATAGAAGAAAAGTAA
- a CDS encoding MBL fold metallo-hydrolase, with amino-acid sequence MKLTIHGAAQQVTGSMHLLQVGQYKILIDCGLDYDKDRSMQSNENFPFNPADIDVVILTHAHIDHSGNLPTLIRLGYQGQILCTAPTADLTELLLFDSVSIFMSKQEKSRKHNRKNRHSSGVQPLYLHKHVMDTVEQFVTIGFNKPFRLNGDVELTFIPVGHLLGAAAAVLKINDNGEEKTIAFTGDIGRKGYPVLNDPSPLPPVDYLVTESTYGGRMHTKDKTVEQVLIETIEKACIQERGRMIIPAFSIGRTQSLVFSLNKIFSQGLLPAVPVFVDSPLALRSTTVYRKHHHLVNDEAKDFYNQQGDEFEFDNLTYIESLQESKQVSNYFEPCIIISSAGMLEGGRIQDHLFHNIQNYYCTILFIGYCAKGTLGHRLLRGDPIVRIKDRELSVYATIKQTDVLSAHGDHEDLMNNVKSQSNNKIKNVFLVHGELASMEAMAAALETDGYPVVIPEKGVAYEL; translated from the coding sequence ATGAAACTAACTATTCATGGCGCCGCACAGCAAGTTACAGGAAGTATGCACTTGCTGCAGGTGGGCCAATATAAAATACTGATTGATTGCGGGTTGGATTACGATAAGGATCGCAGCATGCAATCGAACGAGAATTTCCCGTTTAACCCCGCCGATATTGATGTGGTGATACTCACCCACGCCCATATCGACCACTCCGGCAACCTGCCTACACTGATACGCCTGGGTTATCAGGGCCAAATACTCTGCACCGCCCCCACTGCCGATCTGACCGAACTATTGCTGTTCGATTCGGTAAGTATTTTTATGAGCAAGCAGGAAAAAAGTCGCAAGCATAACCGCAAGAACAGGCATAGCAGTGGGGTGCAACCACTGTACCTGCACAAGCACGTGATGGATACGGTGGAGCAGTTTGTTACCATCGGCTTTAATAAACCGTTCCGTTTAAACGGCGATGTGGAGTTGACCTTTATCCCTGTCGGCCATCTTTTGGGCGCGGCGGCAGCGGTCTTGAAGATCAACGATAACGGCGAAGAGAAAACAATTGCCTTTACCGGAGATATCGGACGTAAGGGCTATCCAGTACTAAACGATCCGTCCCCGCTCCCACCGGTTGACTATTTGGTTACCGAATCGACCTATGGTGGCCGCATGCACACCAAAGACAAAACGGTTGAGCAGGTGCTGATAGAAACCATCGAAAAAGCCTGTATCCAGGAACGCGGCCGGATGATTATCCCGGCGTTTAGTATCGGGCGCACACAATCGCTAGTGTTTTCACTAAATAAGATATTTAGCCAGGGCTTGTTACCCGCTGTGCCGGTGTTTGTAGATAGTCCGCTGGCGCTTAGATCGACCACGGTTTACCGGAAGCACCACCACTTGGTTAATGACGAGGCTAAGGATTTCTACAATCAGCAAGGCGACGAGTTTGAGTTTGATAACCTCACCTATATTGAAAGCCTGCAGGAAAGCAAACAGGTAAGCAACTACTTCGAACCCTGCATCATCATCTCATCGGCAGGTATGCTGGAGGGTGGCCGTATACAGGATCACCTGTTTCATAATATCCAGAATTATTACTGCACCATCCTGTTCATCGGCTATTGCGCTAAAGGTACTTTAGGGCACCGCTTGCTGCGTGGCGACCCGATCGTTCGCATTAAAGACCGCGAACTGTCTGTTTATGCCACTATAAAACAAACAGACGTACTAAGCGCGCACGGCGATCATGAGGACCTGATGAATAACGTTAAGAGTCAGAGCAATAATAAGATCAAGAACGTTTTCCTGGTACATGGCGAGCTTGCCAGTATGGAAGCCATGGCTGCTGCTTTAGAAACGGATGGCTATCCTGTGGTTATTCCTGAAAAGGGTGTGGCTTATGAGTTGTAG